In Helianthus annuus cultivar XRQ/B chromosome 3, HanXRQr2.0-SUNRISE, whole genome shotgun sequence, a single window of DNA contains:
- the LOC110930214 gene encoding dof zinc finger protein DOF1.8 isoform X1, whose product MDSVKHKEIVMNPMEEILVPNTTDSSNNNLSKPSSSSFERRVRPQKAAAVNCPRCDSTNTKFCYYNNYSLSQPRYFCKTCRRYWTAGGTLRNIPVGGGTRKNKRSSSSSSTSTTSSNYSSKFPDLVVPSTSTAVLSQNPRIHHDQYGQDLNLGFLLSTNNFKNVPEFLQIPNFDATRNMNPSGSNASPQLSALEPMKGIATNSFMPIDNSVYTQPGQLMIPMPEFKIPSLSFSLDGMGSGGSGDGGRILFPFEELKTGTTSTTHDEPQGRQSKDDQNCDSNGFWNGMMGSGGSWSDYNGVCELESWDYDKACPLRRMKSR is encoded by the exons ATGGATTCAGTAAAGCATAAA GAGATAGTGATGAATCCAATGGAAGAAATACTAGTACCCAACACCACAGATTCAAGTAATAACAATCTCTCAAAgccatcttcttcatcttttgaAAGAAGGGTTAGGCCACAAAAGGCAGCAGCTGTAAACTGTCCCAGATGTGATTCAACCAACACAAAATTCTGTTACTACAACAATTACAGTCTTTCACAACCAAGATACTTTTGCAAGACTTGTAGAAGGTATTGGACTGCAGGTGGGACACTTAGAAACATTCCTGTTGGTGGTGGAACAAGGAAGAACAagagatcatcatcatcatcatctactaGTACTACTTCATCTAATTACTCTTCAAAGTTTCCTGATCTAGTTGTACCCTCCACATCTACAGCTGTATTGTCTCAAAACCCTAGGATTCATCATGATCAATATGGCCAAGATCTAAATTTAGGGTTTCTTCTATCCACTAATAATTTCAAGAATGTTCCGGAATTTCTCCAAATACCCAACTTTGATGCAACCAGGAATATGAATCCTTCTGGTTCTAATGCGTCACCTCAGCTCTCGGCTTTGGAGCCCATGAAAGGAATTGCAACGAATTCTTTCATGCCGATCGATAATTCGGTTTATACACAGCCGGGACAGTTGATGATTCCCATGCCGGAATTCAAGATTCCATCACTTAGTTTTTCTTTAGATGGAATGGGAAGTGGTGGCAGTGGCGACGGTGGGAGGATTTTGTTCCCATTTGAAGAACTGAAAACAGGCACCACATCAACAACTCATGATGAACCTCAAGGAAGGCAAAGTAAAGATGATCAGAATTGTGATTCCAATGGGTTCTGGAATGGAATGATGGGTTCTGGAGGCTCGTG GTCTGATTACAATGGAGTTTGTGAACTTGAAAGTTGGGATTATGACAAAGCGTGCCCTTTAAGAAGGATGAAATCAAGATGA
- the LOC110930214 gene encoding dof zinc finger protein DOF1.8 isoform X2 has translation MNPMEEILVPNTTDSSNNNLSKPSSSSFERRVRPQKAAAVNCPRCDSTNTKFCYYNNYSLSQPRYFCKTCRRYWTAGGTLRNIPVGGGTRKNKRSSSSSSTSTTSSNYSSKFPDLVVPSTSTAVLSQNPRIHHDQYGQDLNLGFLLSTNNFKNVPEFLQIPNFDATRNMNPSGSNASPQLSALEPMKGIATNSFMPIDNSVYTQPGQLMIPMPEFKIPSLSFSLDGMGSGGSGDGGRILFPFEELKTGTTSTTHDEPQGRQSKDDQNCDSNGFWNGMMGSGGSWSDYNGVCELESWDYDKACPLRRMKSR, from the exons ATGAATCCAATGGAAGAAATACTAGTACCCAACACCACAGATTCAAGTAATAACAATCTCTCAAAgccatcttcttcatcttttgaAAGAAGGGTTAGGCCACAAAAGGCAGCAGCTGTAAACTGTCCCAGATGTGATTCAACCAACACAAAATTCTGTTACTACAACAATTACAGTCTTTCACAACCAAGATACTTTTGCAAGACTTGTAGAAGGTATTGGACTGCAGGTGGGACACTTAGAAACATTCCTGTTGGTGGTGGAACAAGGAAGAACAagagatcatcatcatcatcatctactaGTACTACTTCATCTAATTACTCTTCAAAGTTTCCTGATCTAGTTGTACCCTCCACATCTACAGCTGTATTGTCTCAAAACCCTAGGATTCATCATGATCAATATGGCCAAGATCTAAATTTAGGGTTTCTTCTATCCACTAATAATTTCAAGAATGTTCCGGAATTTCTCCAAATACCCAACTTTGATGCAACCAGGAATATGAATCCTTCTGGTTCTAATGCGTCACCTCAGCTCTCGGCTTTGGAGCCCATGAAAGGAATTGCAACGAATTCTTTCATGCCGATCGATAATTCGGTTTATACACAGCCGGGACAGTTGATGATTCCCATGCCGGAATTCAAGATTCCATCACTTAGTTTTTCTTTAGATGGAATGGGAAGTGGTGGCAGTGGCGACGGTGGGAGGATTTTGTTCCCATTTGAAGAACTGAAAACAGGCACCACATCAACAACTCATGATGAACCTCAAGGAAGGCAAAGTAAAGATGATCAGAATTGTGATTCCAATGGGTTCTGGAATGGAATGATGGGTTCTGGAGGCTCGTG GTCTGATTACAATGGAGTTTGTGAACTTGAAAGTTGGGATTATGACAAAGCGTGCCCTTTAAGAAGGATGAAATCAAGATGA
- the LOC110930214 gene encoding dof zinc finger protein DOF1.8 isoform X3: MDSVKHKEIVMNPMEEILVPNTTDSSNNNLSKPSSSSFERRVRPQKAAAVNCPRCDSTNTKFCYYNNYSLSQPRYFCKTCRRYWTAGGTLRNIPVGGGTRKNKRSSSSSSTSTTSSNYSSKFPDLVVPSTSTAVLSQNPRIHHDQYGQDLNLGFLLSTNNFKNVPEFLQIPNFDATRNMNPSGSNASPQLSALEPMKGIATNSFMPIDNSVYTQPGQLMIPMPEFKIPSLSFSLDGMGSGGSGDGGRILFPFEELKTGTTSTTHDEPQGRQSKDDQNCDSNGFWNGMMGSGGSW; this comes from the exons ATGGATTCAGTAAAGCATAAA GAGATAGTGATGAATCCAATGGAAGAAATACTAGTACCCAACACCACAGATTCAAGTAATAACAATCTCTCAAAgccatcttcttcatcttttgaAAGAAGGGTTAGGCCACAAAAGGCAGCAGCTGTAAACTGTCCCAGATGTGATTCAACCAACACAAAATTCTGTTACTACAACAATTACAGTCTTTCACAACCAAGATACTTTTGCAAGACTTGTAGAAGGTATTGGACTGCAGGTGGGACACTTAGAAACATTCCTGTTGGTGGTGGAACAAGGAAGAACAagagatcatcatcatcatcatctactaGTACTACTTCATCTAATTACTCTTCAAAGTTTCCTGATCTAGTTGTACCCTCCACATCTACAGCTGTATTGTCTCAAAACCCTAGGATTCATCATGATCAATATGGCCAAGATCTAAATTTAGGGTTTCTTCTATCCACTAATAATTTCAAGAATGTTCCGGAATTTCTCCAAATACCCAACTTTGATGCAACCAGGAATATGAATCCTTCTGGTTCTAATGCGTCACCTCAGCTCTCGGCTTTGGAGCCCATGAAAGGAATTGCAACGAATTCTTTCATGCCGATCGATAATTCGGTTTATACACAGCCGGGACAGTTGATGATTCCCATGCCGGAATTCAAGATTCCATCACTTAGTTTTTCTTTAGATGGAATGGGAAGTGGTGGCAGTGGCGACGGTGGGAGGATTTTGTTCCCATTTGAAGAACTGAAAACAGGCACCACATCAACAACTCATGATGAACCTCAAGGAAGGCAAAGTAAAGATGATCAGAATTGTGATTCCAATGGGTTCTGGAATGGAATGATGGGTTCTGGAGGCTCGTGGTAA